From the genome of Spirosomataceae bacterium TFI 002, one region includes:
- a CDS encoding Predicted dehydrogenase, translating into MKRRSFINKSLLGTAGIIGFPTIVPSSVFGKNAPSNKINIGQIGCGRIARDHDMPGTLQHDVARFVAVCDVDSNRMADGKKLIENYYQKKTGQKYMDVKMYGDFREMLLNKDIDAVIVSTPDHQHSHPAMAATYAGKHVYLQKPTSLTIKEGRQLADAVKLKGTTLQLGTQQRSSPQFRVAAELVRNGRIGKIHTVKVGLPGDPSGPEAAPMPIPSNLNYDMWLGSTPEVPYTEIGVHPQVGYDRPGWLRIEQYGAGMITGWGQHHFDSAAWGMDTEHTGPISVEAVADFPRSGLWNVHGDFMVKAEYANGITMLTSGGYTNGIRYEGEDGWIFVSRGSYVASASDPVDAAKSAKALDASDPKILKSVIGKDEIHLYRSDEQHGNWLDCIQSGKDPISHVEIGHRSCSVCLVSHIAMKLNRKLQWNPDTEMFVNDDEANSMLSRPQRFPYGTNYVK; encoded by the coding sequence ATGAAAAGAAGAAGTTTTATCAACAAGTCCCTCCTAGGAACGGCAGGAATTATAGGATTCCCAACTATTGTCCCATCTTCAGTTTTTGGCAAAAATGCCCCAAGTAATAAGATCAATATAGGTCAAATAGGATGTGGAAGAATTGCTAGAGACCACGACATGCCTGGTACATTACAACACGACGTTGCGAGATTTGTAGCAGTTTGTGACGTTGACAGCAATCGTATGGCAGATGGTAAGAAGCTCATTGAGAACTACTATCAGAAAAAAACGGGCCAAAAGTACATGGATGTAAAAATGTACGGGGACTTTAGAGAAATGCTGCTTAATAAAGATATTGATGCAGTCATAGTAAGTACACCTGATCATCAACACTCTCACCCAGCCATGGCTGCAACTTATGCTGGTAAGCACGTTTACCTGCAAAAGCCTACTTCTCTTACAATAAAAGAAGGTCGTCAGTTAGCTGATGCCGTAAAACTAAAAGGAACTACATTACAACTAGGAACACAACAGCGTTCATCTCCACAATTTCGTGTAGCTGCTGAGCTAGTGAGAAACGGTAGAATAGGAAAAATACATACCGTGAAAGTAGGTTTACCCGGAGATCCATCGGGACCAGAGGCAGCTCCTATGCCTATTCCTTCTAATTTGAATTATGACATGTGGCTTGGCTCTACTCCAGAAGTTCCATACACTGAGATTGGTGTTCACCCACAAGTTGGATACGATAGACCAGGTTGGTTACGTATAGAACAATACGGTGCTGGTATGATCACAGGATGGGGACAACACCATTTTGATTCAGCAGCATGGGGAATGGATACTGAGCATACAGGCCCAATAAGCGTAGAAGCAGTAGCAGATTTCCCTAGATCAGGACTTTGGAATGTACATGGGGACTTCATGGTAAAAGCAGAATATGCAAATGGCATTACAATGCTAACAAGTGGTGGATACACCAACGGTATTAGATATGAAGGCGAAGACGGATGGATATTTGTATCAAGAGGTAGTTATGTAGCTTCTGCATCTGACCCAGTGGACGCAGCCAAAAGTGCAAAAGCCTTGGATGCATCTGACCCAAAGATCTTAAAATCAGTTATCGGTAAAGACGAAATTCACCTTTACAGAAGTGATGAGCAGCATGGTAACTGGTTGGATTGTATTCAGTCGGGTAAAGATCCTATCTCACATGTAGAAATAGGTCACAGATCATGTTCAGTATGTCTAGTAAGCCATATTGCTATGAAGCTAAACCGTAAATTACAATGGAATCCAGATACTGAAATGTTTGTAAATGATGATGAAGCAAACAGTATGCTTAGTCGTCCACAACGTTTTCCATACGGTACCAACTACGTAAAATAA
- a CDS encoding K(+)-stimulated pyrophosphate-energized sodium pump, translating to MDPIIYVVPILGVIGLLFMIIKAGWVSKQDAGNEKMQDIAKAIADGALAFLKAEWKVLGIFGTVVALLLAYSGTLVETSHWLIGVAFVIGAFTSAFAGYVGMNIATKANVRTAQAARTSLKQALKVSFTGGSVMGLGVAGLAVLGISLLFIWFYYAFVINGSGHGLETALEVLAGFSLGAESIALFARVGGGIYTKAADVGADLVGKVEAGIPEDDPRNPATIADNVGDNVGDVAGMGADLFGSYVATILATMVLGREIGAEDNFGGIAPILLPMLIAGMGLLFSAVSTFFVNIKGEGGNVQKALNIGNWGSIVLTAIGSYPLVLWLLPLNMEIRGVEFTSLDVFYAIALGLVVGAIMSWITEYYTAMGKKPVNSIVQQSGTGHATNIIGGLAVGMESTVIPTLVLAAGIYLSYEFAGLYGVAIAAAGMMATTAMQLAIDAFGPIADNAGGIAEMSELPKEVRERTDILDAVGNTTAAAGKGFAIASAALTALALFAAFVGIAGIDSIDIFKADVLAGLFVGAMIPFIFSSLAIAAVGRAAMEMVEEVRRQFREIPGIMEGKARPEYEKCVAISTQASIREMILPGMIALLSPVLIGFLFGPEVLGGALAGVTVSGVLMGIFMNNAGGAWDNAKKSFEQGVEVNGKMEYKGSDAHKAAVTGDTVGDPFKDTSGPSMNILIKLMSIVSLVIAPHIAVEKSLGEKEGLAVFKELPENTIPMFGIGNGELNFPMNGIEQELISFIQSDEEAGKENWFNFNNLNFESGSSKIDGTTMMEVENIAKILKAFKNVKIKVGGYTDNTGDAASNLQLSSDRATAVKNALLELGINNSRIESEGYGQEHPVASNDTEEGRTQNRRIAISVREK from the coding sequence ATGGATCCAATTATTTACGTAGTACCTATTTTAGGAGTTATAGGACTCCTCTTCATGATTATTAAAGCCGGATGGGTTAGTAAGCAAGATGCAGGAAACGAAAAAATGCAAGACATAGCCAAAGCGATTGCTGACGGTGCATTGGCTTTTCTTAAAGCCGAATGGAAAGTCTTAGGAATTTTCGGAACTGTAGTTGCTCTACTTTTAGCTTACTCAGGAACACTGGTAGAAACCTCTCACTGGCTCATTGGAGTTGCATTTGTAATAGGTGCTTTTACTTCAGCATTTGCAGGATATGTAGGAATGAACATCGCTACCAAAGCCAATGTAAGAACAGCACAAGCTGCTCGTACTAGTCTTAAGCAAGCTTTAAAAGTGTCATTTACAGGTGGGTCTGTAATGGGTCTTGGAGTTGCTGGCTTGGCAGTATTGGGGATAAGCTTATTGTTTATTTGGTTTTACTACGCTTTTGTAATTAATGGTAGTGGACATGGTTTAGAAACAGCACTAGAAGTATTAGCTGGATTCTCTCTTGGAGCGGAGTCTATTGCACTTTTTGCTCGTGTTGGTGGAGGTATTTATACCAAAGCTGCTGACGTAGGAGCTGACTTAGTAGGAAAAGTAGAAGCAGGTATTCCTGAAGATGATCCTCGTAACCCAGCAACAATTGCTGATAACGTAGGTGATAACGTGGGTGACGTAGCAGGTATGGGTGCTGACCTTTTTGGGTCTTATGTAGCAACCATCCTTGCAACAATGGTACTCGGAAGAGAAATTGGAGCTGAAGATAATTTTGGAGGAATTGCTCCAATACTCCTACCAATGCTTATTGCAGGTATGGGTCTTTTGTTTTCTGCGGTTAGTACATTCTTTGTAAATATTAAAGGTGAAGGTGGAAACGTTCAGAAAGCGTTGAACATTGGTAACTGGGGTTCTATAGTTCTTACAGCGATTGGTTCTTATCCATTAGTTCTTTGGTTATTGCCATTGAACATGGAAATAAGAGGAGTTGAATTTACAAGCTTAGACGTTTTCTATGCAATCGCTCTTGGATTAGTAGTAGGTGCGATTATGTCATGGATTACTGAGTACTATACTGCTATGGGTAAGAAGCCTGTAAACTCTATTGTACAACAATCAGGAACAGGACACGCAACAAACATCATTGGTGGACTTGCAGTAGGTATGGAGTCTACAGTTATTCCTACTTTGGTTTTAGCTGCTGGAATTTACTTATCATATGAATTTGCTGGTCTATACGGAGTAGCAATTGCAGCTGCTGGTATGATGGCTACAACCGCAATGCAATTAGCAATTGATGCATTTGGTCCTATCGCAGATAATGCTGGTGGAATTGCAGAAATGAGTGAGCTTCCTAAAGAGGTTCGTGAAAGAACAGATATTTTGGATGCAGTTGGAAACACTACTGCAGCTGCTGGAAAAGGATTTGCAATTGCTTCTGCAGCTTTAACTGCACTTGCTCTTTTTGCTGCCTTTGTAGGAATTGCAGGAATTGATTCTATTGATATTTTCAAAGCTGATGTATTGGCTGGATTGTTTGTAGGAGCTATGATTCCTTTCATATTTTCTTCTTTGGCTATCGCTGCGGTTGGTAGAGCTGCCATGGAAATGGTAGAAGAAGTAAGACGTCAGTTTAGAGAGATTCCAGGAATCATGGAAGGTAAAGCTCGTCCAGAATATGAGAAGTGTGTAGCTATATCTACTCAAGCTTCTATTCGTGAGATGATCTTACCTGGTATGATCGCTCTTTTATCTCCAGTTCTTATTGGATTCTTATTTGGACCAGAAGTATTAGGTGGTGCCTTAGCGGGTGTAACTGTATCTGGTGTGCTAATGGGAATTTTCATGAACAATGCTGGTGGAGCTTGGGATAATGCTAAGAAGTCATTTGAGCAAGGTGTAGAAGTTAATGGTAAGATGGAATATAAAGGATCTGACGCTCACAAAGCTGCGGTGACTGGTGATACAGTAGGTGATCCTTTCAAGGATACTTCAGGACCATCTATGAACATCTTAATTAAGTTAATGTCTATTGTCTCTCTTGTAATTGCACCTCATATTGCAGTAGAAAAGAGCTTAGGAGAGAAAGAAGGTCTTGCAGTATTCAAGGAGCTTCCAGAAAATACGATTCCAATGTTTGGTATCGGAAACGGAGAATTGAACTTCCCAATGAATGGAATTGAGCAAGAGTTGATCTCATTTATTCAAAGTGACGAAGAAGCTGGTAAAGAAAACTGGTTTAACTTCAATAATTTGAATTTCGAATCAGGTAGTTCAAAAATTGATGGTACCACAATGATGGAAGTTGAGAATATTGCAAAAATCTTGAAAGCATTCAAAAATGTTAAAATCAAGGTTGGAGGATATACTGATAACACTGGTGATGCAGCAAGTAACTTACAGTTGTCTTCAGATAGAGCAACTGCTGTGAAAAATGCATTGTTGGAATTAGGTATCAATAATTCAAGAATTGAATCAGAAGGATACGGACAAGAGCATCCAGTAGCTTCAAATGATACAGAAGAAGGAAGAACACAAAACCGTAGAATTGCGATTAGTGTAAGAGAAAAGTAA
- a CDS encoding Heparinase II/III-like protein → MKKIILLLGIIVSFQAISQVTPRYILSKKYTLAGVAGSLISQDNFKPYPKSSAEWQSRLSAKDQAEIIKEAEGLIDYDFPPINGSVSMDYQRSGDRLRHSGISFTKRNNLMALVIAETIEDKGRFTETIFNGVWSICEESFWGVPAHIRASVLPDVDDPIVDLFAAETASLLSLTDYFIGDKLDEINPLIRKRIYSETNRRMFVPMQTNSDRYSYMSKTRQVNNWNPWIMSNYMLSNLLIEKDEKRRAQMLYQAMEGLDLYLNSLGDDGGCDEGPSYWFAAGGSVYDCLELLDKSTNGAVNIFDNELIKKMASYVYKTHIHDKYFVNFADADPTAKADGLMLYRFGKAINDPRMVEFGKWGYQNFPNEHTSGFMRMRRVENLLTTSQIPAKGNNYTPVKDAWVSDIQVLTARSDQGLFLATHGGHNAESHNHNDVGDFIIYLRGQPMIIDAGRGNYTARTFSAQRYELWFTQSNYHNLPLINGVGQKAGREFEAHEVKSTVSSKEATLDMNIAQAYPSEAGIKNWNRKVKLDRTKNTVNVTDNYELNSKPNDFKQILMTICKIDVSQSGIIKLSGDENTELNVKYDPKMWSVSTELPSTEGMEYESFNKKWDGKTVTRIVLTQKNPSVKGSSSLEFVPN, encoded by the coding sequence ATGAAAAAAATCATTTTACTACTGGGGATTATCGTGTCCTTTCAGGCCATTTCTCAAGTGACTCCGCGTTACATTTTATCCAAAAAGTATACACTAGCTGGAGTTGCTGGTTCACTTATTTCTCAAGACAACTTTAAGCCATATCCTAAATCATCAGCCGAGTGGCAATCCAGATTAAGTGCCAAAGACCAAGCGGAAATCATAAAAGAAGCCGAGGGGCTCATTGATTATGACTTTCCTCCGATAAATGGATCTGTCTCCATGGATTACCAAAGAAGTGGTGATAGACTAAGGCATAGTGGAATTTCTTTTACCAAAAGAAATAACCTAATGGCTCTTGTTATAGCAGAAACCATTGAAGATAAAGGTCGATTTACTGAAACAATTTTTAACGGAGTTTGGTCAATATGCGAAGAAAGCTTTTGGGGAGTACCTGCTCATATCCGAGCAAGTGTTTTACCTGATGTTGACGACCCTATCGTTGACCTTTTTGCTGCAGAAACTGCATCGTTACTGTCTCTTACAGATTATTTCATAGGTGATAAACTTGATGAAATCAATCCACTAATTCGCAAAAGGATCTACAGCGAAACCAATAGGAGAATGTTTGTACCAATGCAGACGAACAGTGACAGGTATTCCTATATGAGTAAAACAAGGCAAGTAAATAACTGGAACCCGTGGATCATGTCCAATTACATGCTTAGTAATTTGTTGATAGAAAAAGACGAAAAAAGAAGAGCTCAAATGCTCTATCAAGCAATGGAAGGTCTAGATCTATATTTAAACAGCCTCGGAGACGATGGTGGATGCGACGAAGGACCTAGCTATTGGTTTGCAGCTGGAGGAAGTGTTTACGATTGCTTAGAGCTTTTAGATAAGTCAACAAATGGAGCTGTTAATATCTTTGACAACGAGCTTATCAAAAAAATGGCTTCCTATGTTTACAAAACTCACATTCACGACAAATACTTCGTCAACTTTGCAGATGCTGACCCTACTGCTAAGGCAGACGGCTTAATGCTGTATAGATTTGGAAAAGCAATCAACGATCCTCGCATGGTAGAGTTTGGCAAATGGGGCTACCAAAACTTCCCAAATGAACATACTAGTGGATTCATGCGAATGAGACGAGTTGAAAACTTGCTTACAACGAGTCAAATTCCCGCCAAAGGGAACAATTATACGCCAGTAAAAGACGCTTGGGTGAGTGATATTCAAGTCTTAACGGCAAGGAGTGACCAGGGCTTGTTTTTGGCAACACATGGTGGGCATAATGCTGAAAGTCACAATCATAACGATGTTGGCGATTTTATCATCTATTTAAGAGGCCAACCAATGATTATAGATGCTGGTCGTGGAAACTACACGGCACGTACATTTTCAGCTCAGCGGTACGAACTTTGGTTTACTCAATCCAACTATCATAATCTCCCACTAATAAACGGAGTAGGTCAAAAAGCAGGAAGAGAGTTTGAGGCTCATGAAGTTAAAAGTACAGTTTCAAGTAAAGAAGCAACACTTGATATGAATATTGCCCAAGCCTACCCTAGTGAAGCTGGAATTAAGAATTGGAATAGAAAAGTGAAACTTGACCGTACAAAAAACACTGTGAATGTTACGGACAACTATGAGCTCAACTCAAAACCAAATGATTTCAAGCAGATCTTAATGACAATCTGTAAAATTGATGTATCCCAAAGCGGAATTATAAAGCTTTCTGGTGATGAAAATACAGAATTGAATGTCAAGTACGACCCTAAAATGTGGTCTGTATCTACTGAGTTACCATCAACTGAAGGTATGGAATACGAAAGCTTCAATAAGAAATGGGATGGCAAAACAGTGACAAGAATTGTATTGACTCAAAAGAACCCAAGTGTAAAAGGTTCATCTTCTTTAGAGTTTGTTCCGAATTAA
- a CDS encoding NAD(P)-dependent dehydrogenase, short-chain alcohol dehydrogenase family: MINQFSLKNRTIALTGGTGTLGSSIATYLVENGAKVVLLGRTASKLEESKNTINKISANSCSTYLVDVMSEADMKKFAIEVVKNHGEIHGLINLAGGNLPGATLKADQTVFDLSLSDTETVLNLNLMGTVTPSVVFAKIMADQGFGSIINISSMAAKQTITRVLGYSLAKAGIDIFTKWMANEMASKFSDKIRVNAIAPGFFISNQNLRLLTNEDNSLTERGGKIIRNTPMGRFGDASELNGLVHYLLSDASSFVTGSIYDVDGGFSTFSGV; this comes from the coding sequence ATGATAAACCAATTTTCGTTAAAAAACCGTACGATTGCACTAACTGGAGGCACCGGAACTTTAGGTTCTAGCATTGCCACCTACTTAGTAGAAAATGGAGCTAAAGTTGTTCTTTTAGGAAGAACAGCCTCTAAACTAGAAGAATCGAAAAATACAATAAATAAAATATCCGCGAACTCGTGCTCAACTTATTTAGTAGATGTTATGAGCGAAGCTGATATGAAGAAGTTTGCTATTGAAGTTGTGAAAAACCATGGAGAAATCCATGGTTTGATCAATTTAGCAGGAGGAAACTTGCCAGGAGCAACTCTTAAAGCTGATCAAACTGTCTTTGACCTATCACTTAGCGATACTGAAACAGTATTAAATTTGAATTTGATGGGTACTGTTACTCCATCAGTAGTTTTTGCCAAAATAATGGCTGACCAAGGTTTTGGAAGTATTATAAATATATCTTCTATGGCTGCCAAACAAACTATTACTCGTGTTTTAGGATACAGTTTAGCTAAAGCAGGAATAGATATTTTTACCAAATGGATGGCCAATGAAATGGCATCTAAGTTTTCAGACAAAATTAGAGTAAACGCAATTGCTCCAGGCTTTTTCATAAGTAACCAAAACCTAAGGTTACTTACCAATGAAGACAACTCTCTTACCGAAAGAGGCGGAAAGATCATAAGGAATACACCAATGGGAAGGTTCGGAGATGCAAGCGAGCTAAATGGACTTGTACATTATTTATTAAGTGACGCATCAAGCTTCGTAACAGGAAGTATTTATGATGTGGATGGAGGATTTAGCACGTTTTCAGGAGTTTAG
- a CDS encoding Putative oxidoreductase C terminal domain-containing protein: MKNLFTLFLVAVCCSCATLDKTENPFKVKLMSLDPGHFHSALVQKSMYADVDSVVNLYAPEGEEVQDYLAKIEGYNNRAEDPTHWKVDQYIGEDFFEKMLEQKPGNVMNVSGKNSKKIDYILESIKAGINVYADKPLVINKEGFEKLKEAFKIAEEKNLMLYDIMTERFDVTTALQKELSMDENLFGKLVDGTLEEPAISKVSVHHFYKYVSGSPLKRPSWFFDIAEEGAGIVDVTTHLVDLVQWEAFPEQVIETSDIEMLTAKQWPTSLSKDQFTRVTQKDDFPAFLSKDIDDNGNLQVLCNGEMNYKIKGKHAQVSVVWNYEAPEGTADTHFSVMRGSKCELIIKQGAEEGFKPILYVQAVDDNTEANLTKIISEQIDQRLKGVSVEKVGVGLWKVNIPDQYKIGHEAHFAQVTENFLKYFNEGKLPAWEIPNMITKYYTTTTALEMATQK; encoded by the coding sequence ATGAAAAACCTTTTTACTCTATTTTTAGTAGCAGTATGCTGCTCTTGTGCAACTTTGGACAAAACTGAAAACCCTTTCAAAGTGAAACTAATGTCTCTTGACCCCGGTCATTTCCATTCAGCTTTGGTACAAAAATCAATGTACGCTGATGTAGATTCTGTTGTTAATTTATATGCCCCAGAAGGTGAGGAAGTCCAAGACTACCTTGCCAAAATTGAAGGCTACAACAACAGAGCCGAAGACCCTACTCATTGGAAAGTTGATCAATATATAGGAGAGGATTTCTTTGAAAAAATGCTTGAACAAAAGCCTGGAAACGTGATGAATGTTTCAGGTAAAAATTCAAAGAAAATCGATTATATACTTGAATCTATCAAAGCTGGAATCAATGTTTATGCAGATAAACCACTGGTTATAAACAAAGAAGGATTCGAGAAGCTAAAAGAAGCATTCAAAATCGCCGAAGAGAAAAATCTCATGCTGTATGACATTATGACGGAGAGATTTGATGTTACAACAGCTTTACAAAAGGAGCTTTCAATGGATGAAAACCTTTTTGGAAAGTTAGTAGATGGCACACTCGAAGAACCAGCTATTAGCAAAGTGAGTGTTCATCATTTTTACAAATATGTTTCTGGATCACCATTAAAACGACCATCATGGTTTTTTGATATTGCCGAAGAAGGTGCAGGAATCGTAGATGTTACAACTCACTTGGTAGACTTAGTGCAGTGGGAAGCTTTCCCTGAGCAAGTTATTGAAACCTCAGATATAGAAATGCTAACCGCTAAACAATGGCCTACTAGTCTTTCTAAAGACCAGTTTACACGAGTGACTCAAAAAGATGATTTCCCTGCCTTTCTAAGTAAAGATATTGACGACAATGGCAACCTTCAAGTACTTTGCAATGGTGAGATGAACTACAAAATCAAAGGAAAGCATGCCCAAGTTTCTGTAGTATGGAATTATGAGGCTCCCGAAGGCACAGCAGACACGCATTTTAGCGTAATGAGAGGAAGCAAATGTGAATTAATCATTAAGCAAGGAGCAGAAGAAGGATTCAAACCAATTCTTTATGTACAAGCTGTTGATGACAACACTGAGGCAAACTTGACTAAAATAATAAGTGAGCAAATTGATCAAAGATTAAAAGGTGTTTCTGTAGAAAAGGTAGGAGTTGGTCTTTGGAAAGTAAACATTCCAGATCAATATAAAATTGGCCACGAAGCTCATTTTGCACAAGTGACCGAAAACTTCCTTAAATACTTCAATGAAGGAAAACTTCCAGCTTGGGAGATACCAAACATGATCACGAAATACTATACCACAACCACCGCCTTAGAAATGGCAACCCAAAAATGA
- a CDS encoding Serine protease, subtilisin family encodes MPITLKPLRIVLILISAVFFCFNSIAQQSNEEFVQGEIYVKVKSDYTNRVFKNTAATNVSSEIPDIGNAIAKENKIIENAYSPFFPVKDEGLSRVFRIKIKDGGDLLPLIAALKDNPAVEYAELVRKRAIIANPNDPSFGSQWFLNKVKAPQAWDVNPGSATIKIAVVDNAIDTNHPDLAGNMLAGRDVADDDNNPNPPNATFDHGTHVAGILSAVTNNSVGIAAAANNRVKIIPVKATRNTSNNRYIDEGFKGIRWAADNGADIISLSWGGGGYSQTEQDVITYAYNKGILVIAAAGNDNNEIASYPAAYDHVISVAALDDTDTKSSFSTFGSTVDISAPGRSILSTLPYNTYGSFNGTSMATPLVASCAGYLLSCFPTLSPDSIETILKFTADKIEALNPSYEGKLGAGRVNLLKAVSCQNSSIFNASISANPSSYFCEGDSANLSIPVVSSESFEWFLNGTSTGNVASSFFVKNEGNYTLKRVLGDCELESDPFTILHNKTFTNSPSTSNYESNYCEALQLQAIPAICSNYGPNQYNYSGPQVGFDGLEVSGPLPTVNVSNIGGLIDSVAVIVIWQKKDGGNYLSCGTPDGGGTPFNNELSFQLKSPSGKIIDLVKVNTYGQNAPNIGDITTVFSMNGATIAIGSSPASGNFAPAGDLSVLENDIPSGEWTLIAEDDALIDPLCVSGFGMIIKTKEPTTPPIVTWYDAVSGGNQLGIGNTLTVSTNTIGNNDYFVAAQCEGMCPSERVVSNVIVSSVPKLFALPVSEVLITPAQLNVVITAQTMTLTVDAQNLQYVNGLDQSGDAYNFLIANKSPDVSPVTICGENEYVVFGQGCNGTISWSTGETGMGIYLEEVTSNTNLTATCNQTWVCAPLTNIPFDLLTSLPNLNIAGSTGPNSNQDYYGQSISSSQLINGPSIIDYRAPQSILLQAGFETTSSAVFSAQIGDCVNP; translated from the coding sequence ATGCCCATAACATTAAAGCCTTTGCGAATAGTTCTAATATTAATTTCCGCTGTATTTTTTTGCTTTAACTCGATTGCTCAGCAAAGTAACGAGGAATTTGTTCAAGGAGAAATTTATGTGAAGGTGAAAAGCGATTATACCAATCGAGTTTTCAAAAATACTGCTGCAACCAATGTTTCTTCTGAGATTCCTGATATTGGAAATGCAATTGCTAAGGAGAATAAAATTATTGAAAACGCCTATTCTCCATTTTTTCCAGTTAAGGACGAAGGTTTGTCTAGAGTCTTTAGAATAAAAATTAAAGATGGTGGCGATTTACTCCCACTTATAGCTGCCTTAAAAGATAATCCAGCGGTGGAATATGCCGAACTGGTACGAAAAAGGGCAATAATTGCAAATCCCAATGATCCTTCTTTTGGATCTCAATGGTTTTTGAACAAAGTAAAAGCACCACAAGCATGGGATGTAAACCCTGGATCTGCTACAATTAAAATTGCTGTTGTGGATAATGCAATAGATACGAATCATCCTGACCTTGCAGGAAATATGCTTGCAGGAAGAGATGTTGCCGATGATGACAATAACCCAAATCCTCCCAATGCAACTTTTGACCACGGTACCCACGTGGCAGGAATACTTTCAGCAGTAACTAATAATAGTGTCGGTATTGCAGCGGCTGCCAATAATAGGGTTAAAATAATACCAGTAAAAGCAACAAGAAATACATCTAACAATCGATATATAGATGAAGGGTTCAAAGGAATTAGGTGGGCGGCAGACAATGGTGCCGATATTATTAGTTTGTCATGGGGTGGCGGCGGATATAGCCAAACCGAGCAAGATGTAATTACTTATGCTTACAATAAGGGAATTCTTGTAATTGCAGCTGCTGGAAATGATAACAACGAAATTGCAAGTTATCCAGCGGCCTATGATCATGTAATATCTGTTGCAGCTTTGGACGATACAGATACCAAAAGTAGCTTTAGCACATTTGGCTCTACTGTCGATATTTCGGCACCAGGTCGAAGTATCTTAAGCACTTTGCCTTACAATACATACGGAAGCTTTAATGGAACCTCCATGGCAACACCATTAGTTGCGTCCTGTGCAGGTTATTTACTTTCGTGTTTTCCGACTTTGTCACCTGACTCTATAGAAACAATACTAAAGTTTACCGCAGATAAAATTGAAGCCCTGAACCCCAGTTATGAAGGAAAGTTAGGAGCGGGAAGAGTGAACTTGCTCAAAGCAGTATCCTGCCAAAATAGCTCCATTTTTAATGCTTCCATTTCAGCAAATCCTAGTAGTTATTTCTGCGAAGGAGACTCTGCAAACTTGAGCATCCCAGTAGTATCATCTGAAAGTTTTGAATGGTTCTTAAATGGAACATCGACGGGAAATGTTGCTAGTTCGTTTTTTGTTAAAAATGAAGGAAATTATACATTAAAGCGTGTATTGGGAGACTGTGAACTAGAATCTGATCCATTTACTATTCTACATAATAAGACATTTACGAATAGCCCAAGCACGTCCAATTACGAATCAAATTATTGTGAAGCATTGCAACTTCAAGCAATTCCTGCCATTTGTAGTAATTATGGACCAAATCAATATAACTATAGCGGCCCTCAAGTAGGTTTTGATGGGCTAGAGGTTAGTGGGCCTTTGCCAACGGTAAATGTTAGTAATATTGGAGGCTTAATAGATAGTGTAGCGGTAATTGTTATTTGGCAGAAAAAAGATGGTGGTAACTATTTAAGTTGTGGAACGCCAGATGGAGGAGGAACGCCATTCAATAATGAATTATCATTTCAGTTAAAATCACCGAGTGGGAAAATTATAGATTTGGTAAAAGTAAATACCTACGGTCAAAACGCTCCCAATATTGGAGATATTACTACTGTTTTTTCTATGAATGGAGCTACCATTGCAATTGGATCTAGTCCTGCGAGTGGCAATTTTGCCCCTGCTGGCGATTTAAGTGTGTTAGAGAACGATATTCCCTCAGGCGAATGGACGCTTATTGCAGAAGATGATGCTTTGATCGACCCACTTTGCGTTTCTGGCTTTGGAATGATAATTAAAACAAAAGAACCTACGACTCCGCCAATAGTGACATGGTATGACGCTGTTTCAGGAGGGAATCAGCTTGGAATAGGTAATACGTTAACGGTCTCTACTAATACGATTGGGAATAATGATTACTTTGTAGCTGCACAATGTGAAGGGATGTGTCCTTCTGAAAGAGTTGTTTCTAACGTAATTGTATCCTCTGTACCAAAGCTTTTTGCTTTACCTGTTTCGGAGGTTTTAATTACTCCTGCTCAACTCAATGTTGTAATTACTGCTCAAACCATGACTCTCACGGTAGACGCCCAAAACTTACAATATGTTAATGGATTGGATCAAAGTGGTGACGCTTATAATTTTCTTATTGCCAATAAGTCGCCTGATGTTTCGCCCGTAACTATTTGTGGAGAAAATGAATACGTAGTTTTTGGGCAAGGTTGTAATGGCACCATATCTTGGAGCACAGGAGAAACTGGGATGGGTATATATTTGGAGGAGGTGACGTCAAATACAAATTTGACTGCAACTTGTAATCAAACATGGGTCTGTGCACCTTTGACAAACATACCTTTTGATCTCTTGACTAGTTTGCCAAATCTTAATATCGCTGGCTCTACAGGTCCCAATAGCAATCAGGATTATTATGGACAGTCTATATCATCCTCTCAATTAATAAATGGGCCTTCGATTATTGATTATCGTGCCCCCCAAAGTATCTTACTTCAAGCCGGATTTGAAACAACTTCAAGTGCAGTATTTTCTGCTCAAATAGGAGATTGTGTAAACCCCTAA